gtcaatgggcaccgtggttccatacttggtcaaatttccctgatttgtcataAATACCATGTCTGCTGATCTAcagtcatcacctacggaccgtgaatggacctacggtcagtagatcacctccgtgaatgccatgtttcttcatttctttcagcAGTCTCTATACTTTCGCGtatgaacatctttcctgcaaaacatgataaaaacacataaaaactaGTATAAAAAGGGCCTAGACAcgcacaacttgtaagtgaaatgtattagaaataccgtaaactcacgataTATCAATATGAAATGTTAACCATCATAGCATATTTCTTCTAGGTCTCACTCCATTTTACCAGAATGAAATCTGATCAAATattcatttctatttttttgaatattttgaacAACTAGCATTATTATTAACTGctaattgaataattttttcccGAAGATTATTATCAGTAACTTCTTTCAAAAGTTCTATCACTTTATCAGAAGTAATAGTATttatattcaaatcttcaaattgagattgtaatttttaaaattcatcattttcacaAGAACAAATATCAGCATGACAAGCATTGTAAGTATTCATTTTATCATGCTGATTACTATCAGATAAATCATGCAAATCAATCCCTTCGTCAGAACCTGAATCAAAATCATAATCAGACTCAGAACCAGAACAGTATAAGAAACTATAAACCTTATCATGAACTTCTTCCTCAAGTTCTAAGGTTTTAAGTTTTTCAGGCTTACAGTTGGGTGCTATGTGACCGAAATTTCCACATTTATAGCACTTGATTTTGGCGAGCTCCTGCTTAGACATATTATTGGTAAATCTAGTAGACTTACGAAAGGCCTTTCTAGCATCACATTCTCTCTTGGATCTATATCTAGACCTCTTTTCCCTATAAGGTTTATCAGGATTGGAATCTCtatgtttcttcttcttgctattAGCTGAAGAATCAGGTAAACTGAACTGGGTACGAAATTCTCCTAGCTGAGAtctttctctaagcttatccatcATAAATTGTTTGGAGAACTTCAATTCGTTGCACAAATTTATACCTTCTTTAGTGCAAACTCCTATCAGCTTACCATAAGTATAATCCCTTTAAGGAATTTCACCATGctcatttctcaaagtttttCTAACTCTTTCGGCAAACAAAGGGAGAATGCCATCTATAAACTTAGCTTTCCAATGATCATAACTGTTTTCGGGCAGTTCCATCACCGTACTCATATAAGTACCTTTATACCATCTGAATTCTCCCAAAGTTTTATAGCGTAGACCATTTAACAGGGTACGAACAGTCTCATactgattggtaaatctaccattaAAATGGTCTAAAATAGTTAAGACCAAGGTATAAATAGtgtcttctctatttttcacTAGACCCATGCCATAGTTATCAATTCCTTCACTATCAGAAGTATCATTTATCACAACAGCCTCTGAGTTAGCCAGTAAAACCTTCAATAATCATTTTGCAAATATTTCTATCTGTATTTTCAACACTGTTACAGATAGTTGCATACATAAGCATTCTATGAACAAAAATAGTTAACTGTTTATCAGTCAGACCATCATGATTTTGATCATAAATTTCAGACCCACTATATGAGGTATTAGTCTGATTCCAGTCGCGTTCCTCTATAAGCACATCTTAAGGAGTTGATctggaataataataattttccaTGCTTGGTTTATGCGCAAACTTTGTATTCTTCTTCTTGGGATAACTGCGaagtttattaaattataaacaaacatgatttttgaaataaaaagttttttccATTTCATCCTCAAAATGGTTTGACAAATCCATACGTTTTGCACTAAAATCCAAGAAATTTATATCAAGAAATTCTTCGGAATCataattcaatttaaattttaaatcctGAATCTCAGGGGGCCTCTGCAAATGAGTAGAAATAGTATGAGCTTCTGAATCAGTTTTAGAAGTAGAAGCTTTATTGAAAgtctttaaataattttttatttgaattatcaaAGCAGTTAattcatctatttttttatcaagagaACCAATATCTTCACCAAAAACATTAACATAAAGTCCCAAATACTTAGTTTGAGTAATCAAATTATTAATCTCATTGATGTTGACTACCGCAACATCTTCTTCAAGGGCACAAGTTTTAtaaattcttgagaaatattatttaaatcatcGGCACTATAAGTGTCAAACAACCATGTTTTAAACTGGTTCCATTTATCActcaaaaaatcattttgaatgTACTTTCTTGCAAGTGAACCTCGACTAGAATCTATTTGGTGTACATTCATCATTAACTATTATTGGGATTAAAATTCAATTCGGATACAAAAGGAATATCCTTGTCAAAAATATCAGAAGAATTATCATTAGCTTGAATAATATTCTAATGaggatcaatttttattttattaacaagTCTATTACTCTGATCCGCAGATATAATTGAAGGTATGGATGCAAAGAAGCAGCACGATTACGAGTCGGACCCTACACAGGATCAATAGGGGAAATATGATGAATAACAGGCAATCTTCTATCAGAAAACTAATGTCTATTATAAAGATCACTTCTATCATCAAACTGAATGCAAATCCTTCCATCAGGATTTTGAGTAATATGAGAATACTCAGAATTAGTCACAACATTTGACATATGACTTGGAGATATTACAGAATCCAAAGTCCAAGTTGttggaaaattaatttattcccattttaaaggtcgtctagtagtgaccttagatttaccaaaattagtttctaccaaaatagtttggtcagatgtatcatataacttacatcttGGGTTTAACGTAGatagcaatttaaaataaattctataagATAAGCAAATTAATTCAGATCCAGATGCATAATTATAACCATGCGTTTTAACATTTAAAGTTAAAGCATCAAGAATATTAACATCAGTTAAACACAGGCAAAAGTATTCATTACCCCCCCTGAATTTGAAGCTTTTTATTAGGTGTACACCTAAGTTATATTCCGGTTTAATGACCcccccgaacttgtttattcctttCGTCCAACTGCTCTGATTGTGACTACATGCGCGCGACAGCTGGCAAAAGTCGTGATGTGGATTTCCATCTTGAGAAATAATAGCCAGctagataaattaatattgcaaaaaataaatttcttaaatttaaaattcaatgtttaaaagttatttttgattAAGGGCTAATTTCGTAGAACTCCTTCTAGATTTGAGTTTTTCTAGACGTGAAGTTGGttgattaaatttcaaatttgtttgaatttcttaccaagtaagtgttaatctttgtttcctttacttttcatttacatttttccctattttccatttaaaatatgccaaatattaaagaaaaaagaatattttacttttttttttaccattgtAGCTTTATGATGTGGGCTGAGATCCATTCTAGATCTCACCCTGACTCAACTAGAGTCCCTTCACTTCAACCCCATTAGGGTTAGTGCCAGCTCCGACACCTTTTGTGGCTCTAGTACCACCGGTAGTACCTCCTCCCAGGCTTTTCAATAGGTTGAAGGGTGACGGATTACGCACTATTCTCGAGGAGAAGATGTTATCCACTGAGGGCCTTGAGGAAAGATACTCCAGTGTGAGAGAGCTACTGCAGTGGCACAAATTTAAGATATTCCCTAGGCCCCCAGGCCCTTATATTCCTTAATAGGTTCGAGAGTTCTCTACAACGTATGGTCACTTGGCACCGAAGAGCAAGAAGAAGGCCAGCGAGTTCAGACCGGTTAAGTCGATCATAGTTCTAGGTGTGCAAGTCGAATGCGGCAGAAATATCATAAACGTCGTCCTTGAGAGAGCCACAGGGTTTGAGCACGATTATGAGGGATTGGTGATAACTCAATCCCTCGATGACTTGAAGGGTTGGCTTTCTCCCCTTCTCTCTGATATTACCACGAGATGGATAGAGGCATCAGTCTAGATCAAGAAGAAGGATTTGAATGTAGCTGCCCGGTATTGGTTCGGATTCATTAGCAGTTCCATCGTGCCTTCACAGAACGAATCTACCCTCCGACATGCAAAGTCAGCTTGTTTGGGATCTATCTTAGCGAAAAGGCGACTCAACTTGGGACTTATCATTGagcaagagatggccatgagggccaagtagGGGCAGACTTCTCTACCATTCCCGGTCCTGATCACTGAATTGTGCAGGCATGTTTGAGTGCCCCTGGAAAATACGAGTGATATTGAGGTTACTCCTTCTTCCTCTACTGACTTTCCACGGATTGAGGCCGACTACACAAGAGAGGTGCTGATAGGAGGAGAGCAACTCCGACAGATACTTCTCCAGAGGGGGATGCTGATTCTATACATGCAGAGACATCTTTTCCCACTTCGGCCtccgggccttcaggtacatctactccgacctcttcttcttcacaggCTCTGGGTGACTCTACATATGTCCAGCCCACCAGGATCAGTCAGGCTATGATTCTGAAGATGGGGCACCTAGCCCATTCAGCTAATGGGAGGGAAACCCGACAAGAGAGATCCAACCCATGGATGATTGAGAGTTCCATTATTGTTGCACTTACCCCTCTCTAGACGTCCATTCAAACTCTCACTATGAGAGTTGAGGCTTGCGAGAGTAGACATGGGGAGACCTTCGAGGTAACGGCTTTGAAAAATGAAGTTGCTGATCTGTGGAAGGACGTAGACTATCTAAAGTCTACTGATTTCACTTTACTACTGGAGCCTGCGGATGATATGGACGCCCCTGAGACTTCAGAGATTCCTctggctaccaccggagatgtacATATGGAGGGCACAATAGCTTATGAGTCAGAGATAGAGATCAACGAGGACCAGAAAGAGATGAGGGAGAAGAGTATATATGGTGACTTGCCAGATCTTGAGGAGACGATTGTACAGTCAGTGATCCAGATGTCACTGACAGAGATGTCCATGGCAGCTCTTAGTTGAACCGCTACTTCTGAGGTGACTCCGGTACTAAGACCTAGGACCACAGTGATGTGCCAGGCAGTAATGCCCCAAATATGAAGCGACTATTTAGACATgatccctctttacctccctctctgtcttatttTTATTGACCTGTGgacattatttttcttgcatTGGAGGACAAAtggtttttatttgtggtggggtgaggcccacgttttgtaagttttttatgtttatttgggtgtttgagctaTAAATTGTGTTAATACGGTATTTTGTGGATcattgagcttgtggctccttgttttttaatgtaaatgatttttggaccccTTCGAAAAAATTGTGCCACCtcttatttgtgtttgtatgtGGCTGTTCTCTTGCAATTTTGAGTATCagtcttgatcaataccgattacttgaatagttctcataattgaacaaaatttaatgtgcgGCTACGTTAAGGCCAagtgaagttgcatagacaatatgtgagctttttgcatctcgttgtgactagctaagtatcaaattgagtctcttgtgatgaaaattgcacactagtgaaggtgtggagtcttgtttgacattggtgtcaattcCTTGTGTGTTGAGCTTACCaagaaccatgtgtgatgacacctagaattttccacGTTGGTCTGGCAGAATAAGTGATGCAATcccttgagatgatcttaggcaacattaaagagtgtgaaacaattttaCATTATACCTcattttgtggcctaccttgtgagtgtgtgaacctcacttgagcaccctttgagccttaaccttttcttggaagaaaattgatgaaattgcGACCTTTgtttatccattacccataatcctcaagatctgtggtttgtttgaatagccaacttaggccaaaagactAAGTTagaggtgtggtgaaaagaaaaggtaaattaagaaatgcaaagaagttCCCTTGACACATgattttgagaaatatggaacccctccacacaaaaaaaaagaaaatgaagaaaataatgtaaaaggaaaaagaatgaCAAAGTTGTGGAGTAAAGTTCtgaaaattcaaagaaaatggGATGTCCAACACTacatggaagatgaataatggggtgacttttgagcatgaatgagaatgataaagagaaggaaaaaaaatgttgttcaTGCtccatttcatgaggataaaagtttctgagcctaaatgaccatacctttacactaaCCCTAGTTACAAGCCTCGAAtatacctttttgatcttgagtaagttgaaacaaatgttgactggaaaataagggcaaacctatgggtgaaatcatacattgtgctcatctttgtgagtgtgagtgttgcatgtGAATATGatatcattctttgtgtgagggcatttgagtacctttgttgagcttgaacttgtatttgaagcaagtattgtgaaatTGAGagtctttgataatggtgagtcacaacttgaattttgaagtgcacaattgatccttgcatgagtaagttgagtctttttgtgtgcattcatgattgagccTTGCGTAGCACTTTTTGAggcatcctttttgaactactgaacttgagttttacttgggGACAAGAAACAGTTTAAGTTGGGGGGTGTTGATGATTCCAcgaattggactcatttagtgctttattttaatagatttagtgtcctcaaatgcttattttgtgccaatagcTGATGTAaaaccttgattttcaggtattttgATTGACGGAAaaaacatggacactaatgagcaaaaagtaACAAGGCAACATAAAGagcgaagaaaagaaggcatgaTGATTGCCTAACCCATTGGGCGATTCGCCGAATGGCCTTGATCTCACCTAATGTTCTagtatgcgaagccctgaaggagaaaatcaagtcggcaatagaaaggagcagtcgacgtgTAGCTGAACGGTTCTGCAATGCATAgctagatcgcccaaagttacaaaacttaaagatgctgaaggccaaagcaaaaaggcgatggaattgaccaaagggaaGATCgtcgagtggatcggcgatcccgacttactgtACCGAATTATCCTCCGCAACATATTTTTTGTGACTATAAATAGAGTTTTGAATATGTAGTTTAGTTGCCATCTATCTATCTGATTATTATTATCAATCACTTTTCAAGTTTTGAGAGTTTATAACTGAGAGTATTGATACAATATTTCCttatattcaaaaatttgaagatttccatttttgagaaatttgaagtgCGTCTTTGAGATTGTTCAACCctgacctttgtaaagatgaaattaattttaaccagttgatggaaacaaaatttggtaacgatttctatctttttatgatgtctatcTAAAACCCCAAATTCTTggtgtgtgattatgtgattatgggttgatttagctgctgggtattgctaattgatagtttaaatgtcatttaaaagtgatttcaatagTACTTGTGGTATAATTTAAacggttgtagttgcaaatgcaactctaccttcgtgtttttggcatGCTCGAGACatgttttaaaaccaagattgtTGAATTGATGGTCTATTGGTTTTGGGTTGTCATGTGTTCAGCACGacagagtgaatcctaaacccttttccacacagtCAGCTCGAgtgagtgaatggactaaagtgtaggttGTTCTTAGCTGCtacttattggtgttcgagagaaaccaatttgatttggggtaaattgttcgagagaaagtttatccccactaaagtctagcttattagctaatttacaactatttactataaatttCAATCACctatttgtctaccttagcccataatccaatcacatccaaAGAACCCGTCTCTGTACTTGTTTATTCGTGTTATTTGCTACTGTTGTAGTTGATAGTTACAATCAAAACTCCTATATTTCACATTTGTGTCAACCTTtaacttgaattatttttttattcttaattgtctttacctatgattgacttgaacttATTCATTTGTGGCTCTTGATTCTCAAGCACGTACAACTTCCTGTCGAATTTGACCaaaactcacttagttgggttatattattaGATAACGATCGTTGGCAtttagaattggaagaagtgtcctgatacgtaaAATCAATGAACAACTTTACCCAATgtcttcatgggtaacatgtagtagtcgTATCagtaggaatataatctcaaaaggattaggaactcaatgctCAAAGACTTAAAACTCGAAGATGCTACTCCTCTCAATGATGCTCAACTTATGAAGTTCATGAGGAATTTATGGGCTTGAAGGACTCTACTCAAGCGTCTACATAataatatggaactcatgtatacgattcttttcattctcatacttacttcctcaaaacatagctcaaatcgatagttgatctcaaaggattcacaattgaactgaatgactttcttgaactctactcttaattctctcttgaatatgaattatgaattcaagagttatggttcatgctatgaaggatcttgtgatgataatgtagactcatgactacattctcctcatttttatactcacttgctcgagtcttgaaacaggttattagaaattgtagaagactcatTAAAAAGATTCAAAGGCACTTTCTAAAAAATGTCCGAAAAAACTCCTAAGACTTGACTCTCAAATCTacattgaatttgatttttgaattcaatgctatgatttgtgatatgaaagatcttgtgATGTTTACGAgggtttttagatagttaaaaataagaaacgatcaagaaatcattgtctGGAAGCATGTTCGTGATGCGGAGATGCATATTAATATTTGGttgcaaaataaattttagggCGGAAGGGTTAGTGCcctctccgcgacgcggagaaaTTATTTCCAATCCTGAGGAACAGGGCCCTAACGCGGACCTAGTACCCTGATTTGCCCGACTAgttccttctttgttttctaaccccaattcactTAACTTTgactatttttctcaatttctctttagattcagatacccagtatatgtgcacaagaatctaatcaaagacaactctaaaatcgacacAATTCCATCAAGAATTCAATAATCTCAtcttaactcaagaacgaaagtcaatttcaagaacacaattcaacaaCATTAGACCTTCAACTTTCTTGAATGAACTtaacgctgaaattaacatgattggcgtgtgggtgaacaaacccaacactatggaaacttacatacctcttagggagcaaacccatggcaaaaatccgcaacaaaattCAATAACCTTGATGAACGCTTTGAtcatttcctcttttctcctcatttctcctcttttctcttcttgcactctcaactaaaaccctaggcatatTTTAGGATTAAAAACTAAACCTAATAAGATTAGATCCCCaaacattactaaaaatgaattaaacctgattgggtaaggaaacgACCAAAATATCCCTTTCTATTTTGggataactttccttaactggacagcctgacttcaaaaTGGCATATGTCACACATCCAAActtgaaacttagcaaacttggtggcattggaaatataattcaaagacctttcattagATACCTTGTAGTTCACCTAAGTCATATTTTActgagagttatggtcatttgaagttgaccaaaaacttaaaggaacttcggaattgtcacgacccaagcctagggcctagacgagacatggcgaatgaggaacccgaaggaaccccaaacaagcctct
The DNA window shown above is from Solanum stenotomum isolate F172 chromosome 6, ASM1918654v1, whole genome shotgun sequence and carries:
- the LOC125868648 gene encoding uncharacterized protein LOC125868648, which codes for MRVEACESRHGETFEVTALKNEVADLWKDVDYLKSTDFTLLLEPADDMDAPETSEIPLATTGDVHMEGTIAYESEIEINEDQKEMREKSIYGDLPDLEETIVQSVIQMSLTEMSMAALS